GGCTGAAGAAAGAGCTATATCAGAGGCAGCAGAGATATCACATGAATAACAACAACATTCACCTTAATCAACCCTGCAACCAGTCAACTAGTTGGCTCTGAGGCCTCAACCAATCAACCAACGCGCCAGTGAGCTCAATCGATCAACTGGCCTATAGGTAACTTCAAGGGTTGGTTGGTTGATGCGGACACTGAAAGACAATTATACTGCACCAGTGTCGTTGTCGTATGTGATTAGACAACATCCGAAAGTGAGGCACACGCCCAGAAGGTCCGAATTCGAGAAGCGCAACTATTACCTGCACGCGGGCATTTTCCAAATCTAGAAGACTAACCAAGTCATGGAGAACATATCCCGCACAGCGTCATTGTCACAATCGGTGCTTGGGTCTGTTTAAGGATGGAGGGCTTATGACGCTTCATTGATCCAAGAGAACGCGATACTTTCTACGTTGAATGTAGCATTTGTATTTTCTAGGCTTGAGTGACACTCAAGCGGAAGCAGAAGCTACACTGCTAGTGCTAGAAAGTTGCGATTTCTTTGACAAAGACTGAGGTATAGCGATCCCCGATAGCCTGGTAGATATCACTGGACCTTATTAGAAGCCTTTTAATACAGAGATGCCAAGCAAAGATTTTCTAGACAACGTGAATGGCCGCGCCGAAGTACATATCGTCTAGGAGGAACGGTAAATTCGAGCAGTAGCGTTAGAAGACTCCCACAGACTACATAGCTATAATTGCCATAACAGCGAAACTACAAAGTCTCCTCGTTTTGCTCACACTGCGCCCCGGTTTACTCAATCTCTCTATTGGGCTTTCGTACTAGGTAAGTGATCGCGCCCTCATAGCCTTGCATCAATAGTGCTAACCTCCAACGAGGGTCACCTGTGCCTGAGCGCCCGCATCTAAATCAGGCTCTTGTCCGATCACGTGGTGCTGGGGCAGTCGAGTGGCGATAGCTGACGCTTGTGTACAGTGTTGGGCGTTCCCGTGGTCGAATATGTGCTGTTGCCAGTGGTTGATACTTTGCCCGTGGCAGCGTCAAGACCGTGCAAGGTGCGGTTGAAGATTGCAAACGCTGCCTCCGGTTGGAAATCTGTTGGCATCCAAATCAGCAGAATCACAGCAAGATGGGGACAGCGTCACTCACACGGGACCTCATGTCCTGCCTCCCAGACTCGTGTGAAGCTGAACTTGCCAAACTGGCGTGTCTCTCCATATTCCTTTCCGTCGACCAGTAGCTTGGTGTAGCCAGCCGCGTTGAACGCATCGTGACCGGTCCAGTTCGCCGACTTGGAAATGTCTTCGCCGCCCTGCCAGTTACAGATGTAGTCAGCATCGCCGTATACTAGCGCAACCTGGATGTCGTAGCCCAGCAGCTCCTCCAGATCGTTGATGTAGCCGACTGCGAAGTCTCCAGACAAGGAGAAGGCGGTGTAGATGAGGTTGGATGACGTGTAATTGAGATCAGTCCCAATAGCGTTTTGAACCTCCGCTTTGTTCAAGAAGTCCTATTCTGCTGTTAGAAGACGAGAGACCACCAAGGGGTCGCGGATACAGACCCTCCATTGTGACGGTGGGACATCCTTGCCGTTGCATGTTCTCTGCTAGTGGTCAGCCTCTTTCTGGTCGCTAATGTGGCTAACGACGTACAATGTCATAAACTCCACGATTGCCGCCAAAGGTATAGTAAAGGTCCTCTACGTCATTCTGGCAGATGTACTGTGCCGCGGCGCAGCCACTCCTCTTGACCAGGGAGTCTTTGGTCAAGTACGCACAATTGTCTTGGGCCTGCTGACAGCCTCCAGGTCTGTACATGCTGAATTTACCGTGGTCGTAGATGGTGTCATTGATGAGCTGCACGCCATATGTGTTGCTCTGCGTGAACTCTAGCAAGTGCTTCGTCTGAATTTGCTCGTCGATTATGCCGTTGACGATGCCGAAAGACTTGAAGTTGAGCCTCCTCCCATCCGTGTTAGCAGGAAGCTTCTCGTTTTGCTCGTAGAAGTAGGAAGCAAAGGCCGGGCCCCAGTGCCCACCGAACGATTCTGTCCTGTGTTACGCCTTTCAGCAGTCGAATTGCGAAGAAATGTGGGGGTTTCACTGACCACAGGCTGAAGTCTGTCGAAGTGACCTCCTTGCTGAACTGCGGCAGAGCGCCATAGAAGCCCTGGAGCAATTTCCATGCAGCTATCGCACACAACTTGCTCGTGTCGAGCTTTGTGGGGTCGATAATGGAATACCTTCCAACAGCTTGCCCACTTTGCGCGGGAGACACGCTCAAATAGGTCGGATCCAAGTATCCAACACTGGTGTCGCTGTAGGAAAATCCTGCAACGATGCGAGATTTTTTTAGTCACAGTATCCTGCCAGTGATTCATATAGCTTACCAGTTCCGACTGGCTGTGAGAGGAACAGCAAATTCGAGGCATTGGACCACGAGATGGCACGTTGCTGGGTCTTGAGAGTCTCGTCAACGTAGCATGGGCCAATCTCTTCAAAAAGGCCAATTAGTGAATCACTTCCGGGCTCGCCATTCAACCAGAGAGTCACCGGATCCCTGCTGGGGTTCTGTCGTGACTCAAAGATCTAGAAGAAGACATGCACGTCTTGACCAATGTCGATGTATCCACTGTACGACTTCACGCCCGGGGTTGTCTCGCAGATGCCGTTTTTGCCGGGTTCCTTGTAACGGATTGTCGCACCAGATGGGGAGGTGACGGTCGTGACATTATTGACAGGTGCCGGGACTTGTCGAGGCTTCAGGAAAGCCGCATTCGTTAACGTCAGGGCCGAGACCGCACGCACCAAGGGCGATGTGAACATCATTGTCGCTTGAGTGATCGATTTTGGGAACCATCATACCTTGGGAGAGCATATGAAGATGATTTCTACTTCACTTGCGGGCGCACGTCGGTCCCTTGATCCGCTAGCGCAGGCACAGGTGAATCCTACCTGGCTGACTTCGGACACCCCAGCCAACGAACGTCAACCCCACATTCATAGTGTCGAAAGAGTGCAGATCCGAATGCTCCAGTCTGGAGCTTGGTATGTACGGCTCGGGCATTCGAGTTGAGACTGCACGCTTGCCAGGACACTGCATACATGTAAATTATCAATTGATGCCAAGATTCATGACGTAGTCTAGGCGTGCTCTAATGCCTCAGGCACCGCTTCCGTAGCCACACTTGTTCTTTCGATGCTGTTCACAGTATCTCAATACATCAGTCATGCTTCATGTACACTGCCTTTCATGATGACCTGCCTTTAGCCCTCCGGTGCCTCTAGTGCATCATTCGTCGCCGCTAGACGGCATCTGCCTCAATTGCGGGGATGCAGTTGGTGGATAAAGTCGTTAGCAGCACACACAACCGCAATCTGCGTGCAGATCGACGGTAGCATGGTCCGACGTGTTCGTATCTCCCGTACTTCTGCTCGGCAGTCTCGCAGATCCTGAAAGTGATGAAGGATCCAAGTACAGTACCGGCCATCAAAGCAAGGCCTTCCAGCTTCTCCTCCAACTGCAGGGTCCGTCATGGGGCCAACATTGCTAGCCGGCTGCTGTCGCTTGCTGTACTGCTTTGCCGTACAAGTGGCGAGGTGTTGACATTCACCTCGCCCGGAAATCCAATCCTGGCAGACGGGTCTTACTACTCGGCGGACCCAGGTCCAATCGTCGTCAATAATACTCTTTACATCATCTCCGGCCAGGACTCGGCGCCACGCAATGATAACGAGTTCATCATAAAAGAATGGTTCTTATTCAGCAGCTCCAACCCCAAACCCAAGCGATGGGCAGTGGTCGGTGCGCACCGATTTCCTGAAGCCGCATGAGTTGTTCAGCTGGGCAGACCCCACAGCCTCGTACGCATCTCAGATCGTCCAAGGCGTAGATGGTCGATTCTATGTGTATTGCCCTGTCAGGCAGGCCAAAACATCCTCTCCAGACCCATTTGCCATCGGTGTCGGTGTAGCGGACAACATCTTGGGACCATACACAGACCATCATCCAAGCGGCCCGATCCTTTCTCAGTCATTCCCGGCTCCGGGCAACAACATCCAGAACATTGATCCCACGGTCTATGTGGATAACGACCACAAAGTCTACATGTATTGGGGTACATTTGGTGCCCTCAGGGGCGTCCAATTGGCCAGCGACATGAAGACTTTCGCCTCCGAAATAGTCAGCGTGGACTCAGTAACGGGATTCTTTGAGGCCCCTTGGTTGACCAAACGCAAAGATGCCTACTACATGCTATATGCAGATAACAGTGCGGGCCCAAATTCTGGCTGCACTCCGACAGTATATCACGCCTGTATTGGGTACGGGACCGCCAGTAATCCCCTTGGCCCGTGGACATATCAGTCCGTCATACTAAGCATTGTCTCCTCCACCACTTCGCACTCTGGAGTGGTACCCTACGGTGACAAGTGGCTGTTCACGTATCACACCGCAGATGCCGTCGGTGGAGGAAACTTCCGGCGAAGCTTAGCCATGGACTACATGGAGTTCGACGACACTACCTCGCCCCCGGCCATTAAGCCAATCATTCAAACCCACCGCCCTGCTCCCCCTCCACCTAGCACTTACGCACGTCAGCAACTTGCCGCTGCCCAAAGTGATCCCATTTGCGCTATACAATATCAGATCGAGTCATTGCATGATCTCATGGTGCCCCTCAATCCTCTGCCACCGCAGTACTGGAGCTCCTACAACGGTCCCAGCAGTCAAGTGAAAAGCGTCATTAACTATACATGGAATACCACAGTGACCCTCAACGGCACGTCCATGGCCTTCTTTGCAGACCAGCGCGCGGGTGCGGTTGATGGGGTTGCACCCCCGACTGAATGGTTCACGGAGTGTCAGACTAGCACAGGTTCCTGGGCACGTGTGCAGAATCTAACGGCGTACTCGACTGAGGTAACGGATACACCAAAGGCCACTTATTTCGAGCAGATTGAGACCAAAGGGCTGCGGGCGACGCTGTACGCCCCGACAAACGGATCTTCGACTGCGGGCATCGCTATAAAAGAATGGGCTGCTCTTTCACCTCAGCTTTCGTCGTAGCGCGGGCGAACGACAAGATTGGGGTTAGAACGATACGCGTAGCTTGGGTGAATTTCATAATCCCGAGACCAAATGCAAAGACTGAACATTTACAGTCCTCCAGATAGCCCTGCAATTGACCATAAGTTGAGAGTGTAGTCGAGCACTGCGGACCAAAAACGATCTGCCTTCCCCTTGCAGAAGTATATCTTGTGCATGCGATTTGCTGCAGCGATCGTGATTTGGTGAACCGCGAAGATTTCTAAGTATTGGATAGTTAAATAGGGGCCTTACAGCAGGTTATGTACCCGAGGATTCTTCTCTCGGCTCTCTGGCTTTGCATGCAGCAGGACGCAGGAGCAAGAGGCACGGTAGAGTAGCAATCTGTGCTGCCAGAGAAAGCTCTGCGAGATGTCAGAAATGTCACTGCTCCTGGGTGATTTTGGCGTCTTACCACGGCTGGCGCTGAAGCTATCACTCACGCTCTGCTGGACTGTTGCCTGGACAGCTCGAGGAAGCCTTTGAACCAGATCATTGTCCGACATGATGGAGGCAATTATCTGGATCACTGTCAGCCAAGGCTTGGGAAAGGTTCTTTACCGCTGCAGACCTTTGGGATATCCAGCTCTTGCCCGCCGAGACGGTGCTCAAGTGTCCATCGAAGCATCGAATCTATCATGACCTTGGAGCATGTGGTCCCAACCGCCGAACCGATACCGTACAGGCAGAAAAGACAGGTCACGGCCATAGCCTGGTCGGTCTTTGTTATGTGTCCATTCAGGAAGATAAAGGTCGAGGCAAACGTCACAGACGAGCTCACGCCGATGATAATCAACGGAAGTAAGCGTATGATGGGCCCGGTTGAGTACCACGACAGATACAGGGCGGCTCTTGCCAGGGAAGTGACGATAATTGCTGTGGAAAACATCTTTGTCAAGGTGCAGCCTCTACATGTTCGCACTCGTCAGCACCTGAAAACCTGCAATCTGGAGTTCAGAATGAGCACGAACCTTTTGATGAGGATACCGGCTGCTATGCTACCTCCGATGCTGCCAGCGACTAGAGGTAGAAGCTGGAGTCCGGTTCGATCAGCTGTTGACGAGTTCAAAATTCTTTGTTCAAGAGGGAGAATGAACGTAAGCTGCACCGAGTTGTTCTTGTCAGTAAGGCGGTGAAGACGGACTATCCATCTATACTTACTGATGACTGCGCAATCATGCCCAAGATATTGATCGCGTATACCCCGACCACAATGTCGTCCGATAGGAGTCTTCGTGACAGCATCGGCTTTGCCACGAGATAACGTTCCACGGCGAAAAGCAATCCGCCACACATAAGGCAGAGACCAAGCGTGCCGGACGCTTGTATATCATGGAAAGTGTAACCATCGCCCAGGAGATTGAGCGAGATCAGACCCATGGTAATGGTACATACCAGCAGGGATGATCCACCAATATCAACCTTCTGCACCAGCAACCAGATCACGTCTCGGCAATGTACCGTGCCTGACTTCGCCTCCTGCGCTCCATCCGCAGCATCGCCGTCCGAGCCCAGTGTCGGGGCCTTGGACGGTATAAGCACGGCACACGCTCCAGCAGCTAGTATCGAAATGGGCATCTGCGCAACAAACACCACCCTCCACCCGACCCTCTCCATGAAAAAACCTCCCACAGGTCCTCCACACAGCCTCCCTGTGGCCATAGCAGCTTGAAACCAGCCCCTGTACCCAGCCAGCTCTTTTAACCCCACAAGATCACTCACAATCAAATTCACCATCGCAATCATCCCGCTCCCTCCCACCCCTGCCAACGCTCTCCCTACGACAAAGACACTAAAG
Above is a genomic segment from Fulvia fulva chromosome 3, complete sequence containing:
- a CDS encoding Carboxypeptidase S1 A encodes the protein MMFTSPLVRAVSALTLTNAAFLKPRQVPAPVNNVTTVTSPSGATIRYKEPGKNGICETTPGVKSYSGYIDIGQDNPSRDPVTLWLNGEPGSDSLIGLFEEIGPCYVDETLKTQQRAISWSNASNLLFLSQPVGTGFSYSDTSVGYLDPTYLSVSPAQSGQAVGRYSIIDPTKLDTSKLCAIAAWKLLQGFYGALPQFSKEVTSTDFSLWTESFGGHWGPAFASYFYEQNEKLPANTDGRRLNFKSFGIVNGIIDEQIQTKHLLEFTQSNTYGVQLINDTIYDHGKFSMYRPGGCQQAQDNCAYLTKDSLVKRSGCAAAQYICQNDVEDLYYTFGGNRGVYDIRTCNGKDVPPSQWRDFLNKAEVQNAIGTDLNYTSSNLIYTAFSLSGDFAVGYINDLEELLGYDIQVALVYGDADYICNWQGGEDISKSANWTGHDAFNAAGYTKLLVDGKEYGETRQFGKFSFTRVWEAGHEVPYFQPEAAFAIFNRTLHGLDAATGKVSTTGNSTYSTTGTPNTVHKRQLSPLDCPSTT
- a CDS encoding Xylosidase/arabinosidase, which translates into the protein MKDPSTVPAIKARPSSFSSNCRVRHGANIASRLLSLAVLLCRTSGEVLTFTSPGNPILADGSYYSADPGPIVVNNTLYIISGQDSAPRNDNEFIIKEWFLFSSSNPKPKRWAVVASYASQIVQGVDGRFYVYCPVRQAKTSSPDPFAIGVGVADNILGPYTDHHPSGPILSQSFPAPGNNIQNIDPTVYVDNDHKVYMYWGTFGALRGVQLASDMKTFASEIVSVDSVTGFFEAPWLTKRKDAYYMLYADNSAGPNSGCTPTVYHACIGYGTASNPLGPWTYQSVILSIVSSTTSHSGVVPYGDKWLFTYHTADAVGGGNFRRSLAMDYMEFDDTTSPPAIKPIIQTHRPAPPPPSTYARQQLAAAQSDPICAIQYQIESLHDLMVPLNPLPPQYWSSYNGPSSQVKSVINYTWNTTVTLNGTSMAFFADQRAGAVDGVAPPTEWFTECQTSTGSWARVQNLTAYSTEVTDTPKATYFEQIETKGLRATLYAPTNGSSTAGIAIKEWAALSPQLSS
- a CDS encoding MFS-type transporter ucsD — translated: MIGRKRLLLISYVVFSLAAMVCGLAPHFSVFVVGRALAGVGGSGMIAMVNLIVSDLVGLKELAGYRGWFQAAMATGRLCGGPVGGFFMERVGWRVVFVAQMPISILAAGACAVLIPSKAPTLGSDGDAADGAQEAKSGTVHCRDVIWLLVQKVDIGGSSLLVCTITMGLISLNLLGDGYTFHDIQASGTLGLCLMCGGLLFAVERYLVAKPMLSRRLLSDDIVVGVYAINILGMIAQSSLTFILPLEQRILNSSTADRTGLQLLPLVAGSIGGSIAAGILIKRFVLILNSRLQVFRC